The genome window ATCATACGCGTACGATATCGAGGGTACCGTAAATATCAGGTCCAAGGGAGTCCGGGGACATGTTATTAGAAATCACCTGACTTTCAATGATCACATGCGTTGTTTATtcaccgacgacgacgacggcgacgatgGTTCGGACGCGGAAGATTATCGTGATAAGGAGTTCGACGCATCGACGGGGAGGCTGATAGCTCGAGATTGCGCGCGTATTGTCATTAAGCGCATACACCGAAACGCCGCGATTGCAGTGATTCCACCGAAAACACAACACCCGCCGCCTCAACCTCCACCACCACAATCCTACATGCCGTATACGGCGTATAGAGAAAATATATCTATCCGATCGTATAAGCACCAAGTCAGCACGATTAGGACTAGTAAATTAGTCCTAAACAGATTCGACGACAAACGACATATTCTCCCTAATCGTATTGATACTCTCGCACATGGACATTATCGAATTGattgaataatcataaaaaaaaaaaattgttatcattatcacaattattattattattattattattgttatcactatcgtaattgttattattattgttattgtataatctGTTAAAATGTAAACGGTATTGTGTGTGGCGGGAAAAAATcacaattcaaatatatatatatatataacacacacaTAAAGcggtttcattatttttatctttaggGGTAAATACCATATCACATACAGTAATGCAATCATTTACggtgatacatattataggtaattattaagtaggcttgaaataaaatagtatttcgtatatttttttattattattatgatgtagaacgttatattattacattgtgtaGTACTGTAGTGGATAACGAATAATCGTATTTATCATCCAtccttatcatattttatattatctttatcttatcatcattatcttatcttatcttataCTTACCCTTATCTTCATACATACTTAtctgatatattatactgagGTCTTggcaacattattattattattattattattttttaaaaacttccgCTCATTCGCGCTGTGACAAGAAGCGGGGCGAGGATATTTTATACGCCTACATACGGTGTTCTGATGGCTAACACTTCTCCATCAGTAAGTCTTTGGAGTTAAGCATTTACGAACGTGCAATaaccatatattaatatgtcgtCAGAGGAGTGCTCATTTTTCAACTATGTTCACAAGTCTCGATGTGTGGTAAGTTTTATACCactctatttaaattaaaattaaaatgtatttattatttttagtcacCACAATTATTTCCAGAGACTTACAATCCGGCTCACTATACGCTACACATAGTCAAACCAAAGGTAGAGATCGAGGTCGTACAAGAATCGTTAGGGTTTGATTCCGGCCAGAGATTTCCGTGGATGTCGCCCGATTATTATACGCAGGACGGACAACGAATGACGCCGGATTGGTATATCCCGCCTGTTCTTGACCTGATATCCGGTCAATTCGCAAGCGGTAGTGATGCACTACGTAAgtcttaatgtataaataaaatcgctatagaattactataaaattactCATATTTTCAGATAACATGCAATCTAGCTATACCAGTGATGACTCCGCGTGGGATCAAAAAAACACTCTacactggaaaaaaaaaatgttatccaaATTTAACGCTTAAatgtagtacctattaattttgtgtaaataaaatattattattatttagaacacTGAAgactcttttttttcttttaaatctaaatagtagatttttacctaataataataattattattattattattattatatattgtggcgactatgtataaataaaacatttccgCTAAGtttcctataaaaaatatatatatatagttatactttgaaaaatattatttagaaataatataatatgtatgcctaagtataaaataaaatgttttttatttgaaacaatCTTATACCTATGTTAAGCATATCAGATAATTCTATTAAGTAtagaatacttatatatatgtgcatattatacttatattattttctatcagatacctaatatgtattattattataattaatatataaccttaaaataaaaataaattgaaactcatttctatatatgtatataaatttttttttattacaagttAAGCaggaaattattgttaaatattttttccttaacCAGATTTATTATAGACTTTATTCAAAGTCTATAATAAACCGGCCATTAGTTTTTTCGCGAAAAATTAAAGATATAGGTAATTttcccatattatattcttcagcCTCTGCCTTTGCGATGGTTATGTATTTgggcaaaaaaatgtttatgacacCACCTGAAGTGTTGTCCACCAGCTGGCACGCTATGGACGGCCCATATTTTGTCACCACCTCGTTCATTGCCCGTATAACATAGGGCTCATCAACTACTAAGTCTCCAACTGATTTGTTCAAATTGATGGCTTGTTTTTGGAGAGATTTCAGGAACGCCATCTTAGGatctaatgttttaaaaaataattaaataaataaatcatttacacACTTACAGGACGTTATATAGGATATTAGGTTAAAtcgggtataatataatataatataattatttaacatgtgctaaaatattttacaaaaaacaaacaaacttaGATGTAGTTAATCCCCATTTagtgaaattgtataaaatatttataatagttttttttcttcttatccCCAGTACGTCCCTGTGTTATTATTTAACGCAACGTTAATATTAGTATCTGACATAAAATCGattattcatagaaaattaaCTAATACGGGTTGAACTTCTAATTAGTATTATACGATGtgagtgtatataataataataataataataaattaatgccccgcaataaataaataaaacaaataaaactcacttataatattatttcgcgACTGGTGAAAACTTGACAATATACTGCTAATGTGAATGTcggcgatgatgatgatgatgatgatgatgatgataatgacgATGATAATGATTACGAATTTGAATCTAGGTAgtgaatattactattttagttactattatcttatataaaaatggatGTTTGTATACAGAAAATTATATCTGTAAACCATATACGatataatgtcatataatatataataatattaataaattattaatactattattattgtacaataaattaaataagtaactcACTTTATATAACGTGGTGTGgttgatgatataataaaaataaatcagcgCAGGTTGTTCGCGTATTTGGTTGACGAAGACGACTGAATTATAATTCACTGCAATTTAATTGACTTAATGACAGCAGAGACACTAACACCCCACCACCTCCCTTGATCAAGCTATATTCGACCGCAACGATCCTTGTGCGTGTGAAAATGACCCTGCATCGGCATACTTTGATGGGCGGGCGGAACGCGTATTTACGGATGCTACTCGAGACTGGCCAATAGATCCCAAATTCAGTTAGGGTtcgtaaaacaaatttattttacggATACTACTCGAGTCTGGCCACTATGTAATATACcgctatttaaattatattctaattttgttgataggttaaaaatatgtaaaaacattattattaacaatgtatTTGCAACTAATCTTattgacagtaaaaaaaaataattaataagtacttaaataaaaaaaaaattgtatggattaataaaaaaaattaacgtataATCTAATATGtagaatgtaaatatattttatagctacaGCTAGGAAAGTGTCAGACTATTCagcttaatgttattttttggacttacaataaattcaatttctatGGTTTTACCTatctacaattttttaataagaagttcgaaatgtttttatgattataatatatccacgtataatttaatatttaaacattaattactactattataatattcttagttAGACATTAACAGATTAAAAATATGGTATCAATTGCcacgtataatttaatatttaaacattaattactaCATATAAAAGAGTATCATAAGAAAAATTTTGATGTcggattaaaaatcaaatataaacctcgatattttgttatgtaaaaCCAAGTGTCGTGTCGAGTGAAAAGTAAATGAAACAAACGCAATTTAAATCGACAAAATTCGGAATTGAACACGACACCTAATAAGTGTTTAATGTAGCATTAACCCTTTCAGACAACAAAACACCCCGACAAaggttcaaataaaataaaataaaggaaataaataaaaacttcgtaaagattcattttattattttataacaatataatataatattcttaattggACATTAGtaggcatttaaaaatattattaatgagatTTCGCATGTGGCAAATTGTTTAGTAAATTTTTACTTAGACTTCGAACCTTCTGTTTTTTTCTTTGCTTGAAATTGTCTTCTTTAGAAGACGGTCGTCCTGCTTGGATGCGTTTAGCACCAGAAGTTATTAGTCGTTTGCGCCTGGATCTGGAAGTTGGCTGTGTTCCGATAAGATTTGCACGACGaagtttattgaaattaaaatcaaccaAATCAGATAATGatgttattttttccaattgtttgttaaactgttttatatttttgagcaTCAAACTGTTAGGGTTACTTTGAGCAATGTTTTTTATTCGGTcgatgttattttgtaatacattgatttctaaatttaaatgttgttcaTGGTcattattttccatattttgcgTTTCATGTTCAGTTATACTATTACTTTCATCAGTAGGTaacatagaattgaaaaaagttgacATGTTTTCTTCAGAAGTTTTTTTCCGCTTGGAATTATTAGTAGAAACGATATCATTTGCGAGGTCCATTGGTTCCATAAATGTATGATCGAAATCTTTACCAATAGCAAGGTTACCTAATTCAATTCTATGTTTCGTtgataaatttacaacattttcgATGTTAAATCCATTCAACTGTATGGCACaaatatgtttacaaaatttacCTCCTTGACCAAACGCACATTCACAGTGTTCAAATCCATCATAAActttaactgtataatatatatcattattagaaTGGGATGACACTTTATAAGATGTGTTATCGATCTGAATAACTTTTAAATCATTTGTTTTGTtacaaaatgaattatattgaatttctgGCTTTGTAATTCTATATGACGCAAATTTAATTAGACAtcttttatgataattttctaataccttaaatataaaatctaccAGAGCTGCCGCATTAAATGCCTTACAACGTTCAAGTACCACATCCTTAAAAATTCTTATAGATgattcgattatattatttgtgttgtgACCGTAAGTTGAATATGTTTGTAGATAACAAATTGCCCACTCGTTCATTCTGCTTCTTAATGACTTCATATGTTTGGAAAATTGTTCATGGTCATCATTACATAATTCATCCATTCCTCTTTTAGCTTCTACTTCATCATGAGAAAAAAGGACTGTTCTAAATTTAAGCATTTTAGCCTGCCtttcaaatttttctatttGATGTTTACTCTCCCACAACCATCTCCACAAAGCTTGACAAACGTGAAATGCGCACAGTAGTAAAGTTGATGCTGGAAAAGCAGCTTTTAAAGCTTGCCGTTCTGCAGAACTATCGTCAGTCATAAATAATGATGGCTGTAATTGTCCATAAAATGCAATTTTacctagacatttttttaataaactgaaTGCTCGTAAGTAATCTTCTTTTGTTTGCTGCTTATGTATAACTACCCCTAAAGGAATGCCACCTACTTTTGAcgcaccaaaaaaaaaaatgttatgttagaGTTACCTTGATCACAACTGCTGCTAGAATCAACGAATACTATATCTTTCGAAAATGAATAACTATGAGCCCTTTTCATGATGGGAGTTACTATTGCAATTGTAAGTGGATTTTCTTCAATTTCAATAAGTCCTCCATTTTCTTCAAACATCGACTTTTTTTCTAAAAGGACTTTGTATACTCCTGTATCACTTCTATCCCCAAAATGAGTTGACCTAcattagaaaaaatatgtaggtacagtaaTTATGATGCTGATAATTATAacctaatataaatcaataaaatatttagcataTAAATCTTCCTCTATGATccatagacaatattatataataaatgtagcaTAGCCGTCCTAAATAAGGGAGGGGGGATCAAATGGAGCAAGTGCCCAAGTGCGTACAAAGTATTACGAATTTAAAgtactataaaacaaaaatgttgtgttttattTCAGAGTATATAATGTTAGTATTAAGtacacaaataaacaatttgatcTGAGGTaggtttattgattatttatgtaCAGTTTTGTATAACTCGTTGcctttaaatattgaaaaaaatatttttgatcatttcactttaaaatctaataatattaagtaggtacattaaaagaatggttaaaaattgtttattaagcgaatttgtgtaaatatttactttattgtGTAACTTTAATAGATGGTTATctgtaaaatttagttttagtcaacatgtaaaattatattttattctcttAATACTGGTAAATGAAATCcacacatataaaaaaatacttaaactaaaaaagcgggtaagtggatgtcgctctgctgggttactgtaatggatggtattaaatttggtttcaattatataatattatcactgtacacaaaaaacgattctgagtggagatgtTTGCCAGTCTAGGATATGTTATaagtactatattaattatattgttattattaaaaaaaaaaaaatgtagataccagtggcgtagacatgatttctgaaaggagggggatcaaaaaaaaaacgacagcTAAATGGGAggtgaaaattggaaaatactCACCCTCCCCAAACTTTTTCTaaggtacctagtaaaatatttaacaataaggaacaatgaatataatttgaattgattcaaaatacacattaaacacaatatttaagaTTATCCACTCCAATACTCCATATTCTATAAAGTCAAAACTTCTAAATTACAAAATGCtacatcattaaataaaataaataataactaaattaacaaATCTATCTAAATTGTTTTTGCTAGTTCAAAATCTAGTGGAACTGTGGAAGTAGAAGTGGAAAGCTCATTTAGTCGAGCCCACATacgtcatacatattatataatatactatatagtgtcgtatctataaataataagataaactataattataNNNNNNNNNNNNNNNNNNNNNNNNNNNNNNNNNNNNNNNNNNNNNNNNNNNNNNNNNNNNNNNNNNNNNNNNNNNNNNNNNNNNNNNNNNNNNNNNNNNNNNNNNNNNNNNNNNNNNNNNNNNNNNNNNNNNNNNNNNNNNNNNNNNNNNNNNNNNNNNNNNNNNNNNNNNNNNNNNNNNNNNNNNNNNNNNNNNNNNNNNNNNNNNNNNNNNNNNNNNNNNNNNNNNNNNNNNNNNNNNNNNNNNNNNNNNNNNNNNNNNNNNNNNNNNNNNNNNNNNNNNNNNNNNNNNNNNNNNNNNNNNNNNNNNNNNNNNNNNNNNNNNNNNNNNNNNNNNNNNNNNNNNNNNNNNNNNNNNNNNNNNNNNNNNNNNNNNNNNNNNNNNNNNNNNNNNNNNNNNNNNNNNNNNNNNNNNNNNNNNNNNNNNNNNNNNNNNNNNNNNNNNNNNNNNNNNNNNNNNNNNNNNNNNNNNNNNNNNNNNNNNNNNNNNNNNNNNNAAATAGCGCGGGCTGCCGCGGCGGAATCATGTCGACCGCCGCGGTCTGCGGTCtggttgtaatattttacagagAACGTGGTCagtcacaaattattttaattattcattccTCATTATCCATCACTATGGCAAATGAGacagaaaaattaattgatttggtGCACAATTATCCATATTTATATGATACTAGTCACAGTGAGTatataaatactgtaaataaaaCAGAGAAATGGAATGAAATTGCCGGGATACTCAATAAGCCA of Acyrthosiphon pisum isolate AL4f unplaced genomic scaffold, pea_aphid_22Mar2018_4r6ur Scaffold_16;HRSCAF=65, whole genome shotgun sequence contains these proteins:
- the LOC115034623 gene encoding uncharacterized protein LOC115034623, whose protein sequence is MTDDSSAERQALKAAFPASTLLLCAFHVCQALWRWLWESKHQIEKFERQAKMLKFRTVLFSHDEVEAKRGMDELCNDDHEQFSKHMKSLRSRMNEWAICYLQTYSTYGHNTNNIIESSIRIFKDVVLERCKAFNAAALVDFIFKVLENYHKRCLIKFASYRITKPEIQYNSFCNKTNDLKVIQIDNTSYKVSSHSNNDIYYTVKVYDGFEHCECAFGQGGKFCKHICAIQLNGFNIENVVNLSTKHRIELGNLAIGKDFDHTFMEPMDLANDIVSTNNSKRKKTSEENMSTFFNSMLPTDESNSITEHETQNMENNDHEQHLNLEINVLQNNIDRIKNIAQSNPNSLMLKNIKQFNKQLEKITSLSDLVDFNFNKLRRANLIGTQPTSRSRRKRLITSGAKRIQAGRPSSKEDNFKQRKKQKVRSLSKNLLNNLPHAKSH